One region of Penaeus vannamei isolate JL-2024 chromosome 36, ASM4276789v1, whole genome shotgun sequence genomic DNA includes:
- the LOC113817841 gene encoding uncharacterized protein translates to MQGDRVSGRVATWVSGVVGVWAGLAALGVIVAALISPNWALLREPIVLTEAPRRLGLYSANDPWALDDHNGEGGAPAVSQPTIVTTVTFRVGLWAACPYINNSHSHTPVVSPPCTVLAYTWDHITHRHLHLPSPAPLAQTVIARMRLSTPFLVVACIFLTVGCLLAVVVRCCYSHAALLAALLFSLAGLSVGAGVVWFVSVVSEEYGAAYGRRTSWSTLYAYRYGWALLAAGAGGVCALLAALLTGHAYLARHGPLMGLGGPGGGSGILGRSVSGTEESLARPLLRCRSEGCLGQRSFTSDTIRTYLTCDSRRHLPRACPAGIASGAAPLTPHAASVLPTPHAASVLPHSTSIVDLTRPHNNFEPPPPPPPPPPAARHTSPEDTSRDSSIHQSGADSLRPSRRSSRATILGDDLPQDKTKPQEWDTSRVIIETQRLSCTSSSVMVVPPPPPLSSSSSSPSPMEPPPPLLPPPLPTPVSLPPSTSAAPIRSPLSGNTSSSTASSSSSSSSRAHVPAELVGGGEAQRGVSTLPRGGASMAHEPLRLPEYNSFTTGDYSRTLPSLGRQMAVFGRRGGGAGAGGGLPHGRDAASLSRSSSKISSEV, encoded by the exons ATGCAAGGCGACCGAGTGAGTGGGCGCGTAGCCACTTGGGTTTCGGGCGTGGTGGGTGTGTGGGCCGGACTGGCCGCCCTCGGAGTCATTGTGGCCGCCCTCATTTCGCCCAACTGGGCGCTCCTGAGAGAGCCCATCGTGCTCACCGAGGCGCCCCGGAGGCTAGGTCTCTACAGCGCCAACGACCCGTGGGCGCTGGACGACCACAATGGAGAAGGAGGCGCCCCTGCCGTGTCCCAgcccaccatcgtcaccaccgtCACCTTCCGCGTGGGCCTGTGGGCGGCCTGCCCCTACATCAACAACTCGCACAGCCACACGC CTGTGGTGTCGCCTCCATGCACGGTGCTGGCCTACACGTGGGACCACATCACGCACAGGCACCTGCACCTTCCCTCGCCGGCGCCCCTCGCACAGACGGTCATAGCCAGGATGCG CCTGAGCACGCCCTTCCTGGTAGTCGCGTGCATTTTCCTGACGGTCGGCTGCCTGCTCGCCGTGGTGGTCCGGTGCTGCTACAGCCACGCCGCCCTGCTGGCAGCGCTGCTCTTCTCCCTCGCAG gCCTaagcgtgggcgcgggcgtggtgTGGTTCGTGTCTGTAGTCTCCGAGGAGTACGGCGCGGCCTATGGGCGCCGCACCAGCTGGTCCACCCTCTACGCCTACCGCTACGGCTGGGCGCTGTtagcggcgggcgcgggcggcgtgtGCGCGCTCCTGGCCGCTCTCCTCACGGGCCACGCCTATCTGGCTAGACACGGTCCGCTCATGGGCCTGGGCGGGCCCGGGGGCGGCTCGGGCATACTCGGGCGCAGCGTCAGCGGCACCGAGGAGTCCCTGGCGCGGCCGCTGCTCCGCTGCCGCAGCGAAGGATGCCTCGGGCAGCGCTCGTTCACATCCGACACCATCAGGACGTACCTCACGTGCGACTCACGCCGCCACCTCCCGAGAGCCTGCCCCGCGGGCATTGCGTCCGGCGCCGCGCCCCTCACGCCGCACGCGGCTTCCGTCCTCCCCACGCCGCACGCGGCTTCCGTCCTCCCGCACTCCACCTCCATCGTGGACCTGACGCGGCCGCACAACAACTTCgagccgccgccaccgccgccgccgccgccgcccgcggcGCGCCACACATCCCCCGAGGACACGTCGCGCGACAGCAGCATCCACCAGAGCGGCGCCGATTCCCTGCGGCCGTCCCGCAGGTCCTCGCGCGCCACCATCCTGGGCGACGACCTCCCGCAGGACAAGACCAAGCCGCAGGAGTGGGACACGTCGAGGGTGATCATCGAGACCCAGCGCCTCTCGTGCACCTCGTCCTCCGTCATGGTggtccccccgcctccccctctcagctcctcctcctcctccccctcgcccatggagccccctccgcccctcctccctcccccacttccaacccccgtctccctccccccctccacctccgccgccCCCATCAGGAGCCCCCTGAGCGGcaacacctcctcttccaccgcttcctcctcttcctcctcctcttcgcgcGCCCATGTTCCCGCTGAGCTCGTGGGCGGCGGCGAGGCTCAGAGGGGCGTGTCCACCCTTCCCCGTGGGGGCGCGAGCATGGCGCACGAGCCGCTGCGCCTTCCGGAATACAACTCGTTCACGACAGGCGACTATAGCCGCACGCTGCCGTCGCTCGGCCGCCAGATGGCGGTGTTTGGGCGACGCGGGGGCGGCGCGGGCGCTGGGGGCGGCCTCCCTCATGGGCGCGACGCAgcctcgctctcgcgctcttcCTCCAAGATATCCTCCGAGGTGTAA